In Streptomyces sp. 71268, the DNA window GCGCGTGGTCCGCGAGGAGACCTTCGGGCCCATCCTCACCGTGGAGACCTTCCGCACCGAGGACGAGGCGGTGGCGCTCGCCAACGACACCGAGTACGGGCTCGCGGGCGCCGTGTGGAGCGCCGACGCGGGCCGCGCCCGCCGGGTCGCCGGGCGGCTGCGGCACGGCACCGTGTGGATCAACGACTACCACCCGTACCTGCCGCAGGCCGAGTGGGGCGGGTTCGGCAAGTCCGGCGTCGGGCGCGAGCTGGGCCCCTCGGGCCTGGCGGAGTACCGCGAGGCCAAGCACGTCTACCAGAACCTGGACCCGCGGCCCGTCCGCTGGTTCGCTGGCTGACCGCCCCGGCGGGCGTACCGACCCACCCGCCCCGGCGGGCGCACCACCCCGCCTGCCTCGCGGGCGCACCAACCCACCCGCCTCCACGGGCGCGCCAACCGCCCGCCCTCGCGGGTACGTCAACCCGCCAGCCCTCGCGGGCGCACCAACGGCCCGCACCCACCCGCCAACCCGCCTACCCGCCCCCGGCTGTCGGCGGATCACCCCGCCGACCGCCGTGGACGCACCCAACCCACCCGCCCTCGCGCGGACGCGCCCACCCGCCTGCCCCCCTTCGGCGGCACGCCAGCCGCCTGCCCCTGCGGGCACGCCAACCGCCTGCCCCTCGCAGGCAAGCCAACCCGCCTGCCCACGTCCCACGTTCACGCACGTACCTTGCAGAAGGAGCGACCCCCCATGCCCGTTTACGACTACGTCGTGGTCGGCGGTGGCACCGCCGGCTCGGTGATCGCCTCCCGGTTGACCGAGGACCCGAACGTCACCGTCGCCGTCATCGAGGGCGGCCCCACCGACATCGACCGCCCCGACGTGCTCACCCTGCGCCGCTGGCTCGGCCTGCTCGGCGGTGACCTCGACTACGACTACCCCACGACCGAGCAGCCACGCGGCAACTCGCACATCCGGCACAGCCGCGCCAGGGTCCTCGGCGGTTGCTCCTCGCACAACACGCTCATCAGCTTCAAGCCGCTGCCCGGCGACTGGGACGAGTGGGCCGAGGCCGGCGCGCGGGGTTGGGACGCGGCGTCCATGGACCCGTACTTCGCCAGGCTGCGCAACAACATCGTCCCGGTGCACGAGAAGGACCGGAACGCGATAGCCAGCGACTTCGTCGCCGCCGCCCAGGCCGCCCTCGACGTGCCGCGGGTCGAGGGGTTCAACAAGGCGCCGTTCCACGAGGGGGTCGGCTTCTTCGACCTGGCGTACCACCCGGAGGACAACAAGCGCTCCTCCGCCTCCGTCGCCTACCTGCACCCGCACATCGAGGCGGGCGACCGGCCGAACCTCACCCTCCTCCTGGAGACCTGGGCCTACCGGCTCGAACTCGACGCCGACCGGGCCACCGGCGTGTGGGTGCGGGCCAAGGACGGCACCGAGGAACTCGTCGAGGCGTCGCGCGAGGTGCTGGTGTGCGCGGGCGCGGTGGACACCCCGCGGCTGCTGATGCACTCGGGCATCGGCCCGCGCGGCGACCTGGAGGCGCTGGGCATCCCCGTCGTCCACGACCTGCCGGGCGTCGGCGAGAACCTGCTCGACCACCCCGAGTCGGTCATCGTGTGGGAGACCAACGGCCCGATCCCGGACAACTCGGCGATGGACTCCGACGCCGGCCTGTTCGTCCGTCGCGACCCGGAATCGCGCGGCCCGGACCTGATGTTCCACTTCTACCAGATCCCCTTCACCGACAACCCGGAACGCCTCGGCTACGAGAAGCCCACGCACGGCGTGTCGATGACGCCCAACATCCCCAAGCCGCGCAGCCGTGGCCGGCTCTACCTCACCAGCGCCGACCCGGCCGTCAAGCCCGCGCTCGACTTCCGGTACTTCACGGACGAGGACGACTACGACGGCCGCACGCTGGTGGACGGCATCAAGATCGCGCGCCGGGTCGCGGCACAGGAGCCGCTGGCCGGCTGGCTGGGGCGCGAGGTGTGCCCGGGCCCGGAGGTCACCTCGGACGAGGAGATCAGCGAGTACGCCCGTAAGGTCGCGCACACCGTCTACCACCCCGCCGGCACCTGCCGGATGGGCGCCGGCGACGACGAACTGGCCGTCGTGGACCCGGAGTTGCGCGTACGCGGCCTGCGGAACCTGCGGATAGCCGACGCGTCGGTCTTCCCGACGATGCCGGCCGTCAACCCCATGATCGGGGTCCTGATGGTGGGGGAGAAGTGCGCCGAGTTGTTGGTGCGCACCCAGACGCCGGGAGGTGCCGCATGAGCAGCGCCCGCCACTCCCAGGACACCACGCGGGGACCGAAACCGCCGGCGTCGGAGCGCGCGCGTTCCGACGCCGCCACCCCGACCAACGCGGCTGCCACCACCACCTCGACCAGCGCGGCCGCCCCCACCCCGACCAGCCCGGCCGCCGCCACCTCGGCCACCGGGCAGGCGGGCGATCCGGCCGTCTTCGCGGTGCGCGACCTGTGGAAGGTCTTCGGACCGAAGGCCGACCGCATCCCCGGTAGCCCCGAAGCCGACCTGCCCGCCGCCGAGCTGCGCGAGCGCACCGGTTGCACGGCGGCCGTGCGCGGCGTGAGCTTCGACGTCCGCAAGGGCGAGGTGTTCGTCGTGATGGGCCTGTCCGGATCGGGCAAGTCCACGCTGGTGCGCTGCCTGACCCGGCTCATCGAGCCGACCAGCGGCAGCGTGGACATCGACGGCGAGGACGTGCTCGCCATGGACCGCTCCCGGCTGCGCGAACTGCGTCGGCACCGCGCCGCCATGGTCTTCCAGCACTTCGGCCTGTTGCCGCACCGCTCGGTGCTCGACAACGTCGCGTACGGGCTCGAGGTGCAGGGCGTGGGCAAGGCGCGGCGGCGCGCGAAGGCCGCCGAGATGGTGGCCAAGGTCGGCCTGACCGGCCTGGAGCACCGCCGCCCCGGCCAGCTCTCCGGCGGCCAGCAACAGCGCGTGGGCCTGGCCCGCGCGCTGGCGGTCGACCCGGAGGTGCTGCTGTTCGACGAGCCGTTCAGCGCGCTCGACCCGCTGATCCGGCGCGACATGCAGGAGGAGGTCATCCGCCTGCACCGGGACGAGGGCCGCACCATGGTCTTCATCACCCACGACCTGAGCGAGGCGCTGCGCCTGGGCACCCGCATCGCGCTGATGCGCGACGGCCGGATCGTGCAACTCGGCACGCCCGAGGAGATCGTGG includes these proteins:
- a CDS encoding GMC oxidoreductase — encoded protein: MPVYDYVVVGGGTAGSVIASRLTEDPNVTVAVIEGGPTDIDRPDVLTLRRWLGLLGGDLDYDYPTTEQPRGNSHIRHSRARVLGGCSSHNTLISFKPLPGDWDEWAEAGARGWDAASMDPYFARLRNNIVPVHEKDRNAIASDFVAAAQAALDVPRVEGFNKAPFHEGVGFFDLAYHPEDNKRSSASVAYLHPHIEAGDRPNLTLLLETWAYRLELDADRATGVWVRAKDGTEELVEASREVLVCAGAVDTPRLLMHSGIGPRGDLEALGIPVVHDLPGVGENLLDHPESVIVWETNGPIPDNSAMDSDAGLFVRRDPESRGPDLMFHFYQIPFTDNPERLGYEKPTHGVSMTPNIPKPRSRGRLYLTSADPAVKPALDFRYFTDEDDYDGRTLVDGIKIARRVAAQEPLAGWLGREVCPGPEVTSDEEISEYARKVAHTVYHPAGTCRMGAGDDELAVVDPELRVRGLRNLRIADASVFPTMPAVNPMIGVLMVGEKCAELLVRTQTPGGAA
- a CDS encoding glycine betaine/L-proline ABC transporter ATP-binding protein, producing MSSARHSQDTTRGPKPPASERARSDAATPTNAAATTTSTSAAAPTPTSPAAATSATGQAGDPAVFAVRDLWKVFGPKADRIPGSPEADLPAAELRERTGCTAAVRGVSFDVRKGEVFVVMGLSGSGKSTLVRCLTRLIEPTSGSVDIDGEDVLAMDRSRLRELRRHRAAMVFQHFGLLPHRSVLDNVAYGLEVQGVGKARRRAKAAEMVAKVGLTGLEHRRPGQLSGGQQQRVGLARALAVDPEVLLFDEPFSALDPLIRRDMQEEVIRLHRDEGRTMVFITHDLSEALRLGTRIALMRDGRIVQLGTPEEIVGSPADAYVRDFVRDVPREQVLTVRRAMRPARPDEVDRGPALAPGATVAEAIEAVARSGGPARVMDAGRCLGVVDHARLLDVVAGLDEPAPTTAPADPAAAVPPATTAPAEPASTDPAATAPAAPTPEPAAGQSTNQAPAQIPDRTGEPAPEPPGDGAPSATAAGSGGRG